Proteins co-encoded in one Juglans regia cultivar Chandler chromosome 16, Walnut 2.0, whole genome shotgun sequence genomic window:
- the LOC109021613 gene encoding F-box/kelch-repeat protein At1g23390-like, which translates to MEENNQQELKAEEEASATASIHGDVLEIILSHVPLIDLEHARCVSNTWNRAVFSSLRHLNPIKPWLIVHKQSTRHPYATTAHAYDPRSEVWLKIDQPPINHVSALRSSHSTLLYMQTSLQFAFSFDPLHLKWYRANAPLVWRTDPIVALVGHCVVVAGGTFDLGDDPLPLETYDLRIGKWDICQWIPTVLKDSPSSLWLSVAVDEHKMYVTEKSSGITHSFDPSTKTWYGPYDLRPGNHVFSSAIGFVNDSMVVVGLIGDSENVKGVKLWEAMKGTEMVELREIGEMPEELVGKLKGESACLPSIGLNTMGQFAYLHNPSDPGELILCEVADGACRWGSVRNVVGDDESRMQRLVFTCSDVGLGVLHDAICSGNRRFTVKDNIVD; encoded by the coding sequence ATGGAAGAAAACAATCAGCAGGAATTAAAGGCAGAAGAAGAAGCTTCTGCTACTGCTTCGATCCATGGAGATGTCTTGGAGATTATCCTCTCGCACGTTCCTCTCATCGATCTCGAGCACGCACGTTGCGTGTCTAACACCTGGAATCGCGCCGTTTTCTCGTCTCTTCGGCACCTGAACCCCATCAAGCCCTGGCTCATTGTCCACAAACAGAGCACTCGCCACCCTTACGCCACCACGGCGCACGCGTATGACCCGCGCTCCGAAGTGTGGCTGAAGATCGATCAGCCGCCGATCAATCACGTCTCGGCCCTCCGGTCGTCGCACTCCACCCTCCTCTACATGCAGACATCCCTCCAGTTCGCTTTCTCATTCGACCCGCTCCACCTTAAATGGTACCGCGCCAACGCCCCGCTCGTTTGGCGGACCGACCCGATCGTTGCGCTGGTTGGCCACTGCGTTGTTGTCGCCGGCGGAACCTTCGACTTAGGTGATGATCCGCTTCCGTTGGAAACCTACGACCTGAGGATCGGTAAATGGGACATTTGCCAATGGATCCCCACCGTCCTCAAGGATTCCCCCTCTTCCTTATGGCTCTCCGTAGCCGTGGACGAGCACAAGATGTACGTGACGGAGAAAAGCTCCGGCATAACGCACTCGTTCGATCCCAGCACCAAGACCTGGTACGGGCCGTACGATCTGCGACCAGGTAATCACGTTTTCTCCTCTGCGATTGGATTCGTCAATGACAGCATGGTGGTGGTGGGCCTAATCGGAGACAGCGAGAATGTGAAAGGCGTAAAATTGTGGGAAGCCATGAAGGGGACTGAAATGGTGGAGTTAAGGGAGATAGGCGAGATGCCGGAGGAGCTGGTAGGAAAGCTGAAAGGGGAGAGCGCTTGCCTACCGTCGATTGGGTTGAACACGATGGGTCAATTCGCGTACTTGCACAACCCGTCGGATCCAGGGGAGTTGATCTTGTGCGAGGTCGCCGACGGTGCATGCAGGTGGGGGAGTGTTCGGAATGTTGTGGGCGACGACGAGAGTCGGATGCAGCGTTTAGTATTCACATGTTCGGACGTAGGACTCGGAGTTTTGCACGATGCAATATGCTCTGGGAATCGAAGATTCACTGTCAAGGACAATATCGTGGATTAA